A genome region from Coprococcus phoceensis includes the following:
- a CDS encoding FtsK/SpoIIIE domain-containing protein, with amino-acid sequence MRKILNKGHRIRASDKHLVYHFSIGTLLFVFVAVLLLLNIKQLMCTDWEHFSLLENGLTLSPYNFITILIATGLCALVAFLYYRFCYDSFKKLLHRQKLARMILENKWYEADTVQDSGFFTDLQSRSREKIVWFPKIYYQMEKGLLHIRCEITLGKYQDQLLRLEDKLESGLYCELTDKTLHDGYIEYTLLYDMIANRITIDEVRAENGCLRLMKNLVWEYDALPHALIAGGTGGGKTYFLLTLIEALLHTNAVLYILDPKNADLADLGTVMGNVYHTKEEMIDCVNAFYEGMVQRSEEMKRHPDYKTGENYAYLGLPPCFLIFDEYVAFFEMLGTKESVSLLSQLKKIVMLGRQAGYFLIVACQRPDAKYFSDGIRDNFNFRVGLGRISELGYGMLFGSDVKKQFFQKRIKGRGYCDVGTSVISEFYTPLVPKGHDFLQEIGRLEEKRTASNES; translated from the coding sequence ATGCGTAAGATTTTGAACAAAGGACACCGTATCAGAGCCAGCGACAAGCACCTTGTTTACCACTTTTCCATAGGGACGCTTCTGTTTGTATTTGTGGCGGTTCTTTTGCTACTGAATATCAAACAGCTCATGTGTACCGATTGGGAGCATTTCAGCTTGTTAGAGAATGGCTTGACGCTTTCCCCTTACAACTTCATAACCATACTGATAGCGACTGGTCTTTGTGCATTGGTCGCTTTTCTGTATTACCGCTTCTGTTACGACAGTTTCAAGAAACTCCTGCACCGTCAAAAGCTGGCAAGAATGATACTGGAAAATAAGTGGTATGAAGCCGATACCGTACAAGACAGCGGTTTTTTTACTGACCTGCAAAGCAGATCAAGGGAAAAAATCGTCTGGTTTCCGAAGATTTATTATCAAATGGAAAAGGGACTGCTCCATATCCGCTGTGAAATCACGTTGGGAAAATATCAAGACCAGCTTTTACGGTTAGAGGATAAGTTGGAAAGTGGCTTGTATTGTGAACTGACCGATAAGACCTTACATGACGGCTATATCGAATATACCCTGCTTTATGATATGATAGCAAACCGCATTACCATTGATGAAGTACGGGCAGAAAACGGCTGTCTTAGACTGATGAAAAATCTTGTCTGGGAATATGACGCACTCCCTCACGCCCTTATCGCTGGTGGAACTGGTGGCGGTAAAACATACTTTTTGCTGACACTCATTGAAGCCTTACTGCATACCAACGCTGTCCTTTACATCTTAGACCCGAAAAATGCGGACTTAGCAGACTTAGGGACAGTTATGGGAAATGTGTATCATACCAAAGAAGAAATGATTGATTGCGTCAATGCTTTTTATGAGGGAATGGTACAGCGAAGCGAGGAAATGAAGCGACACCCAGATTATAAGACGGGCGAAAACTACGCCTATCTGGGACTGCCACCCTGCTTTCTTATCTTTGATGAATATGTGGCGTTTTTTGAAATGCTGGGGACAAAAGAAAGCGTGAGCTTACTTAGCCAGTTAAAGAAAATCGTCATGCTGGGACGGCAAGCAGGATATTTTCTTATCGTTGCCTGCCAGCGTCCAGACGCAAAGTATTTCTCGGACGGGATAAGGGATAACTTCAACTTCCGTGTGGGACTGGGGCGTATCAGCGAATTAGGTTACGGTATGCTGTTTGGTTCAGATGTGAAAAAGCAGTTTTTTCAGAAGCGTATCAAGGGGCGTGGCTATTGTGATGTGGGAACAAGCGTCATCAGCGAGTTTTACACGCCTTTAGTCCCGAAAGGACATGATTTTCTACAAGAAATCGGCAGACTGGAAGAAAAAAGGACTGCAAGCAATGAAAGCTGA
- a CDS encoding virulence-associated E family protein produces MNNELQNCQQTEPCTVEEIRNSLEQSEKGKVYNTAANYKRVLQYDPLLKGAIRKNLLTERIDIVKPLGWYRDSPTLTDVDVKYLLLYFEENYGLTVEKKIIDAVAVIANENRYHPVCDFLNALQWDGTERIRFCLHRFLGSDTDDYTYEALKLFLLGAISRAFKPGCKFEVMLCLVGGQGAGKSSFFRLLAVNDDWFSDDLKKLDDENVYRKMQGHWIIEMSEMIATANAKSIEEIKSFLSRQKETYKIPYETHPADRKRQCVFGGSSNTLDFLPLDRTGNRRFVPVMVYPERAEVHILADEQAFREYINQMWAEAMEIYRSGKFRLRFSPAMNAYLKAHQKDFMPEDTKAGQILDYLERYSGSMVCSKQLYKEALGHDYDEPKQWELREINDIMNNAVTGWRAFSNPRYFPEPYRRQKGWERIRNDNEPDNSMDGFQEIPTEEMEQLGLPEEWLKQK; encoded by the coding sequence TTGAACAACGAATTGCAGAACTGTCAGCAGACAGAACCATGCACAGTAGAAGAAATCCGAAACAGCTTAGAGCAGAGCGAGAAAGGTAAGGTTTATAATACTGCCGCAAATTATAAGCGTGTTCTGCAATATGATCCACTTTTGAAAGGGGCTATCCGAAAAAATCTTCTGACCGAAAGAATCGATATTGTGAAGCCCCTCGGCTGGTATCGTGATAGCCCGACATTGACGGATGTGGATGTGAAATATCTGCTCCTATATTTTGAAGAAAACTATGGATTGACCGTAGAGAAGAAAATCATAGACGCAGTTGCGGTTATTGCCAACGAAAACCGTTACCACCCTGTCTGTGATTTTCTTAATGCCCTGCAATGGGACGGAACAGAACGCATACGCTTCTGTCTGCACCGCTTTCTCGGTTCTGATACAGATGATTACACCTATGAAGCATTGAAGTTGTTTCTGCTGGGTGCTATCTCACGAGCCTTTAAGCCGGGGTGTAAATTTGAGGTAATGCTCTGTCTTGTAGGCGGTCAGGGAGCCGGAAAGTCCTCTTTCTTCCGTTTGCTTGCAGTCAATGATGATTGGTTCTCTGATGACTTGAAAAAGCTGGATGATGAAAATGTGTACCGCAAAATGCAGGGGCATTGGATTATTGAAATGTCGGAAATGATTGCAACCGCCAACGCTAAGAGCATTGAAGAAATCAAATCCTTTCTGAGCCGCCAAAAGGAAACCTATAAGATACCGTATGAAACACATCCGGCAGACAGAAAACGACAATGTGTGTTTGGAGGTTCTTCCAATACCCTTGACTTTCTTCCCCTCGACCGAACAGGCAACCGCCGCTTCGTTCCGGTTATGGTCTATCCTGAAAGGGCTGAGGTTCATATTTTGGCAGACGAGCAGGCTTTCAGAGAGTATATCAATCAGATGTGGGCAGAGGCTATGGAGATTTACAGAAGCGGAAAATTCCGTCTGAGATTCAGTCCGGCTATGAACGCTTATCTGAAAGCCCACCAAAAGGACTTTATGCCGGAGGACACAAAGGCAGGACAGATTTTAGACTATTTGGAACGCTATTCCGGCAGCATGGTCTGTTCCAAACAGCTTTATAAGGAAGCACTGGGGCATGATTATGACGAACCGAAACAATGGGAACTGCGAGAGATCAACGACATTATGAATAACGCTGTCACAGGCTGGAGGGCGTTCAGCAATCCTAGGTATTTTCCAGAGCCTTACCGCAGACAAAAAGGCTGGGAGCGTATCAGGAACGACAACGAGCCTGACAACAGCATGGATGGTTTTCAAGAAATCCCGACAGAGGAAATGGAACAGTTAGGGCTTCCGGAAGAATGGTTGAAGCAAAAATAA
- the mobT gene encoding MobT family relaxase, which produces MFLNEEQWIKELREKRIAYGISQGRLAVASGITREYLNKIESGKMKPSKELLETLHKELARFNPEAPLTMLFDYVKIRFPTLDIQHIIKDILKLNINYMLHEDYGRYSYTEHYSLGDIFIYTSADEEKGVLLELKGRGCRQFESYLLAQQRSWYDFLMDALIDGGVMKRIDLAINDHMGILDIPELAEKCRKREYIGKSRSYKFYLSGELIKHREDDREYMGRTLYLGSLKSDVYFCIYEKDYEQYVKLGTPLEEADIINRFEIRLRNERAYYAVRDLLTYYDAEQTAFSIINQYVRFVDEEPDKRKNDWKLNDRWAWFIGDNRKSLKLTTKPEPYTLDRTLRWVQRQVAPTLKMLKKIDKGNGTDYMETIEKQAKLTEKHEMIIKQQTTPAKDLVES; this is translated from the coding sequence ATGTTTCTGAATGAAGAACAATGGATAAAAGAATTACGGGAGAAACGGATTGCTTACGGTATCTCACAAGGCAGGCTGGCGGTGGCTTCTGGTATCACAAGGGAATATCTCAACAAGATAGAAAGCGGAAAAATGAAGCCGTCAAAAGAACTTCTGGAAACTTTGCATAAGGAACTGGCAAGGTTCAATCCAGAAGCACCGCTTACCATGCTGTTTGATTATGTGAAAATTCGTTTTCCCACATTGGATATACAGCACATCATCAAAGATATATTAAAACTGAATATCAATTATATGCTCCATGAAGATTACGGGCGTTACAGCTATACGGAGCATTACTCTTTAGGGGACATCTTTATTTATACTTCGGCTGACGAAGAAAAAGGTGTCCTTTTAGAGTTAAAGGGGCGTGGTTGCAGGCAGTTTGAAAGTTACCTGCTGGCACAGCAAAGAAGCTGGTATGACTTCCTCATGGACGCACTCATAGACGGTGGTGTTATGAAGCGTATCGACCTTGCTATCAACGACCATATGGGCATTTTGGATATTCCAGAGCTTGCGGAAAAATGCAGGAAACGGGAATATATCGGAAAGTCCAGAAGTTACAAGTTTTACTTGTCGGGCGAGCTTATCAAGCACAGAGAGGACGACAGAGAATATATGGGACGTACCCTTTATCTTGGTTCGCTGAAATCAGATGTGTATTTTTGTATCTATGAAAAGGACTATGAGCAGTACGTCAAGTTAGGGACACCGCTTGAAGAAGCCGACATTATCAACCGTTTTGAGATACGGCTTAGAAATGAACGTGCCTATTATGCAGTACGAGATTTGCTGACCTATTATGACGCAGAGCAGACCGCCTTTTCTATCATCAACCAGTATGTGCGGTTTGTTGATGAAGAACCCGACAAGCGAAAAAATGACTGGAAACTTAATGACCGCTGGGCTTGGTTTATCGGCGACAACAGAAAGAGTTTGAAGCTGACGACAAAGCCAGAACCTTACACCTTAGACCGTACATTGCGTTGGGTACAAAGGCAGGTAGCACCGACCTTGAAAATGTTGAAAAAGATTGATAAAGGAAACGGGACTGACTATATGGAAACGATTGAGAAGCAGGCAAAGCTCACAGAAAAGCATGAAATGATAATCAAACAGCAGACGACCCCTGCAAAAGATTTAGTGGAAAGTTAG
- a CDS encoding IS91 family transposase, with protein MNKPTVQDIFRCFYSAYLEKYSPSPEQAKVARNILNCKTGAYGANVSVCEDCGAVQIHYNSCRNRCCPMCQAVPKEMWMDARKEDVLDAPYFHLVFTVPDILNPIIYNNQKLLYDTLYHAASATISELTADPKHLGAAVGYICILHTWGSEMNFHPHIHTILLGGGLTSKNEWKDNGTEFFLPIWAISKVFRGKYMDELKNLWNTNQLKFHGTAEKYSNHYVFKELIDFCYDAEWIPYCKKTFNGAQSVIDYLGKYTHRIAISNHRIICMDDENVTFSVKDYRNKGQWKELTLSGVEFIRRFLMHVPPKRFVRIRHYGLLCSRSKHKKLTLCRNLLGCQKYLSKLRGKEMPEILKQLYEINICVCKSCGGHLGKPQLRIPQRC; from the coding sequence ATGAATAAGCCCACCGTTCAGGATATTTTCCGGTGTTTTTATTCGGCATACCTTGAAAAGTATTCTCCTTCTCCGGAACAGGCAAAAGTTGCCCGGAACATCTTGAACTGCAAAACCGGAGCCTATGGTGCAAACGTCAGTGTATGTGAAGACTGTGGTGCTGTTCAGATTCACTATAATTCCTGCCGCAACCGTTGTTGTCCCATGTGTCAGGCTGTTCCAAAGGAAATGTGGATGGATGCCCGCAAAGAGGATGTGCTTGATGCACCCTACTTCCACTTGGTATTTACAGTTCCTGACATTCTGAATCCAATCATTTACAATAATCAGAAACTGTTATATGACACCCTGTATCATGCAGCTTCTGCTACAATCAGTGAACTGACTGCTGACCCAAAGCACCTTGGTGCTGCTGTCGGCTATATCTGCATCCTGCATACATGGGGATCTGAAATGAACTTTCATCCCCATATCCATACAATACTGCTCGGCGGTGGTCTGACATCCAAAAACGAATGGAAAGACAACGGTACTGAGTTTTTTCTTCCTATATGGGCTATCTCCAAAGTCTTTCGTGGAAAATATATGGATGAGTTGAAAAATCTCTGGAATACGAATCAACTTAAGTTTCATGGAACTGCCGAAAAATACAGTAACCATTATGTGTTCAAAGAACTGATTGATTTCTGTTATGATGCGGAATGGATTCCTTATTGTAAGAAAACTTTTAACGGCGCACAGTCTGTGATTGACTACCTTGGAAAGTATACCCATAGGATTGCCATCAGCAATCACCGCATCATCTGTATGGACGATGAAAACGTTACTTTTTCTGTAAAAGATTACCGGAACAAAGGACAATGGAAAGAACTGACCCTTTCCGGTGTTGAATTTATACGACGGTTTCTGATGCATGTACCGCCAAAACGTTTTGTCAGGATTCGGCATTACGGACTTCTTTGTTCCCGTAGCAAACACAAGAAGCTTACTTTATGCCGGAATCTCCTTGGATGCCAAAAGTATCTCTCGAAGCTTCGAGGTAAGGAGATGCCGGAAATATTAAAACAGCTTTATGAAATAAATATTTGTGTGTGTAAATCCTGTGGTGGGCATCTTGGAAAACCACAGCTTCGAATACCACAAAGATGTTAA
- a CDS encoding conjugal transfer protein produces the protein MNNIFKDMQEKIGCEYISDLPSYKRKVWQEMKQLNPADYEERQLEDFSKYVFGMSYQTLKDVMKQQKGREEQCRKQGCWWKREEQLAKKQHHTGSTCR, from the coding sequence ATGAACAATATTTTTAAGGATATGCAGGAAAAAATCGGTTGTGAATACATTTCTGACCTGCCCTCTTACAAGCGTAAGGTGTGGCAGGAAATGAAACAGCTGAACCCTGCCGACTATGAAGAAAGACAGTTAGAAGATTTTTCAAAGTATGTGTTTGGTATGTCGTACCAGACCTTAAAAGATGTGATGAAACAACAGAAAGGACGTGAGGAACAATGCAGGAAACAAGGGTGCTGGTGGAAACGAGAGGAACAGCTGGCGAAGAAACAACATCATACTGGTTCGACCTGCCGATAG
- a CDS encoding DUF4274 domain-containing protein has protein sequence MVYNDLRSKLNEYNWDDGFEIPKQILAAPSCDLALALEIFYLSDGYAFLDDSTKITDLKEWGKFITVLYDDILNNKFPKTSTAFEIPLSQVQKYKLQKKGISKIFLTDL, from the coding sequence ATGGTATATAATGATTTAAGAAGTAAACTAAATGAATACAACTGGGATGACGGATTTGAAATTCCAAAACAAATACTTGCTGCCCCCAGTTGTGATTTAGCACTAGCATTAGAGATATTTTATTTAAGTGATGGTTATGCTTTCTTAGACGATTCAACAAAGATAACTGACTTAAAAGAATGGGGGAAATTTATTACCGTTCTCTATGATGATATATTGAACAATAAATTCCCAAAGACAAGCACAGCATTTGAAATTCCATTATCTCAAGTTCAAAAATACAAACTTCAGAAAAAAGGTATTTCAAAAATTTTTTTAACTGACTTGTAA
- a CDS encoding alpha/beta hydrolase, with amino-acid sequence MDKAVIYIHGKGGNAEEAIHYKPLFSNCDVIGLDYTAQFPWEAKEEFPLLFNSIYRNYKTVEVIANSIGAYFAINALSNQQIEKAYFISPVVDMERLIADMMIWANVTEDELKEKKEIQTTFGETLSWDYLCYARENPIIWEIPTHILYGEKDNLTAYGTIFEFVQRTNSTLSIMKNGEHWFHTDEQMKFLDEWIIKSSK; translated from the coding sequence GTGGATAAAGCAGTTATTTATATACATGGAAAAGGTGGTAATGCTGAAGAAGCTATTCATTACAAACCGCTCTTTAGTAATTGTGATGTGATTGGTCTCGACTATACTGCACAGTTTCCATGGGAAGCAAAAGAAGAATTTCCATTACTTTTTAATTCAATTTATAGAAACTACAAGACGGTTGAAGTAATTGCCAATAGCATTGGAGCGTATTTTGCTATCAATGCCTTATCAAATCAGCAAATAGAGAAAGCATATTTTATTTCGCCCGTTGTAGATATGGAAAGGCTTATTGCTGATATGATGATTTGGGCAAATGTTACAGAGGATGAACTCAAAGAGAAAAAAGAAATTCAGACAACCTTTGGAGAGACTCTTTCATGGGATTATCTTTGCTATGCAAGAGAAAATCCTATTATATGGGAAATCCCAACGCACATTTTGTATGGTGAAAAAGATAATCTTACCGCTTATGGAACGATATTTGAATTTGTACAGAGGACTAATTCAACACTTTCTATTATGAAAAATGGAGAGCATTGGTTTCATACGGATGAACAAATGAAATTTCTTGATGAATGGATAATAAAATCTTCCAAATAA
- a CDS encoding DUF3789 domain-containing protein, with protein sequence MWVLLKDFLLVSMGMGIGVVLMCILNVGKEADYEMKQLKESEEN encoded by the coding sequence ATGTGGGTATTATTAAAAGACTTCCTGCTGGTATCTATGGGAATGGGTATCGGCGTGGTCTTGATGTGTATTTTGAATGTCGGCAAAGAAGCTGACTATGAAATGAAACAATTAAAAGAAAGCGAGGAGAATTAA
- a CDS encoding tyrosine-type recombinase/integrase, translating to MYEKYLEQLEEAGKIRNLKERSINCYKNYVSYFLKYQAKPPEELTCQDVRNFLLAKKEEGLRATTLNLYNSAIRFFYRNVLHILWDDITVPRMILEHKLPTVLTVDEIDRLLEAVDDIKYRAMFATMYSSGMRVSEVLHLHYDDISRSNMQIHVRDTKNRMDRYTILSKRCLDILTQYWFEKGRPRGILFPNKFTGNYLTVSTLEQVMRRAVSDAELPKKATPHCLRHSFATHLMEQGVERQNIQALLGHRDPKSTEVYLHVSNKSLMGIQSPFDRKEGADYE from the coding sequence ATGTATGAAAAATATTTAGAACAGCTTGAGGAAGCCGGAAAAATCCGTAACCTCAAAGAGCGTTCCATCAACTGCTATAAAAACTATGTTTCTTACTTTCTGAAATATCAAGCGAAGCCCCCTGAAGAACTTACCTGCCAGGATGTCAGAAATTTTTTGCTTGCCAAAAAAGAGGAAGGACTAAGAGCCACAACTCTGAACCTTTATAATTCGGCTATCCGTTTTTTCTATCGGAATGTCCTGCATATCCTTTGGGATGATATCACAGTTCCACGTATGATTCTGGAACACAAGCTTCCGACCGTACTGACTGTTGATGAAATAGACCGTCTATTAGAAGCTGTTGATGATATCAAATATAGAGCCATGTTTGCAACGATGTATTCTTCCGGGATGCGGGTTTCTGAAGTGCTCCACCTTCATTATGATGATATTTCCCGTTCAAATATGCAGATCCATGTCCGGGATACGAAGAACAGGATGGATCGCTATACAATTCTTTCTAAACGGTGTCTGGATATCCTTACACAATACTGGTTTGAGAAAGGACGTCCCCGTGGGATCCTGTTTCCTAATAAATTTACTGGTAATTACCTGACAGTCAGTACACTGGAGCAAGTGATGCGACGGGCAGTATCCGATGCTGAACTTCCAAAGAAAGCAACTCCACACTGTCTCCGTCATAGCTTTGCAACTCATCTGATGGAGCAGGGAGTAGAACGGCAGAATATTCAGGCACTGCTTGGACACCGTGACCCAAAATCCACGGAAGTTTATCTTCATGTCAGCAACAAATCCCTCATGGGAATCCAAAGTCCCTTTGACAGGAAAGAAGGTGCTGATTATGAATAA
- a CDS encoding DUF3592 domain-containing protein — MDFEGLKLLFCVAAFGWIVYMAFKQKMHKMDPKSFKFLVLIFGGLLLAFICFLIPGGAKYTFVLIGVTMGGMTTKIFYRNIKSVNICNEEIMGVYQGYNSYPSKTVSSYAPIFKYKYNGKTYVCQCSNTYSFKKLDKDMVKGNEYRIYINPKNPSSFVLNKKVGIKNVLCMMFGVMCIFIGLSALFI; from the coding sequence ATGGACTTTGAAGGATTAAAATTATTATTTTGTGTAGCAGCTTTTGGTTGGATTGTTTATATGGCTTTTAAACAAAAAATGCATAAGATGGATCCTAAATCATTTAAGTTTCTTGTGTTGATATTCGGTGGGCTTTTATTAGCTTTTATATGTTTTCTTATCCCAGGCGGAGCTAAATATACATTTGTATTAATAGGCGTTACAATGGGAGGAATGACTACAAAGATTTTTTATCGTAATATTAAATCGGTTAATATTTGTAATGAAGAAATTATGGGGGTCTATCAAGGCTATAATTCGTATCCAAGTAAAACAGTATCAAGCTATGCTCCTATTTTTAAATACAAGTACAACGGAAAAACATATGTCTGCCAGTGTTCTAACACATATAGCTTTAAGAAATTAGATAAGGACATGGTTAAGGGAAATGAATATCGTATATATATAAATCCTAAAAATCCATCATCTTTCGTTCTTAACAAAAAAGTCGGTATTAAAAATGTACTGTGTATGATGTTTGGAGTAATGTGTATTTTTATCGGTTTATCTGCGTTATTCATTTAA
- a CDS encoding CHC2 zinc finger domain-containing protein, protein MNVFEIVKENVTARQAAEAYGLKVGRTGMACCPFHSDKSPSMKLDERYYCFGCGATGDAVDLTAKLFGIGLREAAVKLAEDFGLNYDSRQKPSIRPHIREPTPEQKYQKEENHCYKVLTDYFHLLREWEKKYAPKQPDEEWNPLFAEALHKKNYIEYLLDILLYGSLEERKALVAEQRKEVLKLEQRIAELSADRTMHSRRNPKQLRAERER, encoded by the coding sequence ATGAATGTATTTGAAATTGTAAAAGAAAATGTTACTGCCCGACAAGCCGCAGAAGCCTATGGCTTGAAAGTGGGTCGCACAGGTATGGCGTGCTGTCCGTTTCACTCGGATAAGTCCCCTAGTATGAAGCTGGATGAACGCTATTACTGTTTTGGCTGCGGAGCAACCGGAGACGCTGTTGATCTCACGGCGAAGCTATTCGGCATCGGGCTGAGGGAAGCTGCTGTCAAACTTGCTGAAGATTTTGGTCTTAACTATGACAGCCGACAAAAGCCGAGTATTCGCCCTCATATTCGTGAGCCGACACCGGAACAGAAGTATCAAAAAGAAGAAAATCATTGCTACAAGGTGCTGACGGATTATTTTCATCTTCTTAGAGAATGGGAAAAGAAATACGCTCCTAAACAGCCGGATGAGGAATGGAATCCCCTGTTTGCAGAAGCACTGCATAAGAAGAACTATATCGAATATCTGCTTGATATTCTTCTGTATGGTTCATTGGAGGAACGAAAAGCACTTGTGGCAGAACAGAGAAAGGAGGTGTTGAAACTTGAACAACGAATTGCAGAACTGTCAGCAGACAGAACCATGCACAGTAGAAGAAATCCGAAACAGCTTAGAGCAGAGCGAGAAAGGTAA
- a CDS encoding transposase has translation MKKATNLKIYNRERDEMTDISGIFSIGSSTNPQWISLCGHLEAIIGNYFLSQAGNPEAYWYAIYYDSTIDRYNECVEITDKNLIGYVYCDDRVAFVLNSFLEKFINDTVDYDIHYVGVDSLDKECIECRRYTDYCEHILPAFWIDDDFLNNEKLAFDYEKFELIDAGVKYLNPKHFSVKNFVMYCRFDKK, from the coding sequence ATGAAGAAAGCGACAAACTTGAAGATATACAATAGAGAGCGTGATGAAATGACGGATATTAGTGGTATTTTTTCAATAGGTAGTAGTACAAACCCTCAATGGATTTCATTATGTGGACATTTGGAAGCCATTATTGGAAATTATTTTCTTTCACAGGCGGGAAATCCAGAAGCATATTGGTATGCTATATACTATGACTCAACAATAGACAGATATAATGAATGTGTGGAAATAACAGATAAGAATTTAATTGGTTATGTTTATTGTGATGATAGAGTAGCCTTTGTTTTGAACAGTTTCCTTGAAAAATTTATAAACGATACTGTAGATTATGATATTCATTATGTCGGCGTAGATTCTTTAGATAAAGAATGTATTGAATGCAGAAGATACACTGATTATTGTGAGCATATTTTACCTGCTTTCTGGATAGATGACGATTTTTTGAATAATGAAAAACTTGCGTTTGATTATGAAAAATTTGAACTGATAGATGCTGGAGTTAAATATCTTAATCCCAAGCATTTTTCTGTAAAAAACTTTGTAATGTATTGCAGATTTGATAAAAAGTGA
- a CDS encoding YdcP family protein: protein MEMKYVVPDMAQSFGTLEFAGESEPVFERDKNNRRVLARRSYNLYSDVQKGENVVVEIPVQAGEKHFKYEQKVKLVNPKLYGRGYAIGDMGHTDYVLVADDIVAVEEK from the coding sequence ATGGAAATGAAATATGTCGTGCCAGATATGGCACAGTCTTTTGGAACTCTTGAATTTGCAGGCGAAAGTGAGCCAGTCTTTGAAAGAGATAAAAATAACCGCAGGGTCTTAGCCAGACGAAGCTATAACCTTTATTCTGACGTACAGAAAGGCGAAAATGTTGTGGTAGAAATTCCCGTGCAGGCTGGCGAAAAGCATTTCAAGTATGAACAGAAAGTAAAACTTGTCAATCCGAAGTTATACGGCAGAGGTTACGCAATCGGGGATATGGGACATACCGATTATGTGTTAGTTGCTGATGATATTGTAGCAGTTGAAGAAAAGTAA
- a CDS encoding helix-turn-helix domain-containing protein — MQVYIDLENLLKEKNISKNKVCEACKLQRTQLNNYCKNKVSRIDLTILARLCDFLECSPNDILKLK; from the coding sequence ATGCAGGTATATATTGATTTAGAAAATCTTTTGAAAGAGAAAAATATCAGTAAAAACAAAGTCTGTGAAGCGTGTAAATTACAGCGTACACAGCTTAATAACTATTGCAAGAACAAGGTTTCCAGAATTGACCTCACAATCCTTGCAAGGCTCTGTGATTTTCTGGAATGTTCTCCGAATGACATATTGAAATTGAAGTAG
- a CDS encoding YdcP family protein → MRLSNGFIIDKEKTFGELKFTAVRDVFLQNEDGTPSTQLKKRIYDLKCSLHGGIIPVSVPPEVPLREFPYNAVVELVNPVADTVSRKTYTGADVDWYVKAEDIILKNKGNQNAGSPQNHTPQGQPKK, encoded by the coding sequence ATGAGATTATCAAACGGGTTTATTATTGACAAAGAGAAAACATTTGGAGAATTAAAATTTACAGCGGTGCGTGATGTATTCTTACAGAATGAGGACGGGACACCGAGTACCCAGCTTAAAAAGCGTATCTATGATTTGAAGTGCAGTCTGCATGGTGGAATTATCCCCGTGTCCGTACCGCCAGAAGTACCGTTAAGAGAATTTCCGTACAATGCAGTCGTGGAACTTGTCAATCCCGTAGCCGATACGGTATCAAGAAAGACCTATACGGGTGCAGATGTGGACTGGTATGTAAAGGCAGAGGATATTATATTGAAGAATAAAGGCAACCAGAACGCAGGCAGTCCACAGAACCATACACCGCAGGGACAGCCGAAAAAATAG